In Mycolicibacterium mucogenicum DSM 44124, the following are encoded in one genomic region:
- a CDS encoding redoxin domain-containing protein, whose amino-acid sequence MTYPGGDVSVAQLIAAGPVVVAFHRLWCPFCQQAARDLDRVSDPLAAAGARVVIVYRDDIDTVCTSCVERGLAVDCASDPRQELERATEVGRFSVGRYAMFSPMRLIRVLRAGSRAGKPTSDVLQGRGTFVVGRDGRIAYAHHAVTAADIPSVDDIVAAVRALAVDR is encoded by the coding sequence GTGACATACCCGGGCGGGGACGTCAGCGTCGCGCAGTTGATCGCGGCTGGACCTGTGGTGGTGGCATTTCACCGGTTGTGGTGTCCGTTCTGTCAGCAGGCTGCCCGCGACCTCGATCGTGTCAGCGACCCCCTCGCCGCTGCGGGCGCGCGCGTGGTCATCGTCTACCGCGATGACATCGACACGGTGTGTACGTCGTGTGTGGAGCGCGGCCTGGCCGTTGACTGTGCCAGTGACCCGCGGCAGGAACTTGAGCGTGCCACCGAAGTAGGTCGTTTCTCGGTCGGCCGTTATGCCATGTTCTCGCCGATGCGCCTGATCCGCGTCTTGCGCGCGGGTAGCCGCGCGGGCAAACCCACGTCGGACGTTCTGCAGGGACGCGGCACGTTCGTCGTCGGCCGTGACGGGCGCATTGCCTACGCCCACCACGCCGTCACGGCAGCCGACATTCCATCGGTCGACGATATTGTTGCCGCGGTGCGAGCGCTCGCAGTCGATCGGTGA
- a CDS encoding formylglycine-generating enzyme family protein has product MTLVWIPGQTAVLGSDGHYPEEAPAREVTVEGFWIQPRQVTNADFAAFVEATGYVTVAERPLDPADYPGAPAENLQPGSMVFRRTPGPVDLRHLSQWWTWTPGACWNHPRGPKSSLRNREQHPVVHVAFEDAAAYAEWAGLALPTEAQWEVAARGGLDRATYAWGDEPEQPGQRLANFWHGEFPYLPDTGYGQTTPVGSFPPNDYGLFDMAGNVWEWTTDFYGATRDSQPCCAADSYDPDQPGTPVPRRVIKGGSFLCADSYCLRYRPAARRPQAVDTGMSHVGFRCVRNG; this is encoded by the coding sequence TTGACCTTGGTCTGGATTCCTGGGCAGACGGCGGTGCTGGGTTCCGACGGGCACTACCCCGAGGAGGCGCCCGCGCGCGAGGTCACCGTCGAGGGCTTCTGGATTCAGCCCCGCCAGGTGACCAACGCGGACTTCGCCGCATTCGTCGAAGCCACCGGCTACGTCACAGTGGCCGAAAGGCCGCTCGACCCCGCGGACTATCCGGGCGCTCCAGCGGAGAACCTGCAACCCGGCTCGATGGTGTTCCGGCGCACGCCCGGCCCCGTCGACCTGCGTCACCTCAGCCAGTGGTGGACGTGGACGCCGGGCGCGTGCTGGAACCACCCGCGGGGCCCGAAGTCTTCGCTGCGGAATCGGGAGCAACATCCCGTCGTACACGTGGCGTTCGAGGACGCCGCGGCGTACGCCGAGTGGGCCGGGCTGGCCCTGCCCACCGAGGCGCAGTGGGAGGTCGCGGCGCGCGGTGGCCTGGACCGCGCCACCTACGCGTGGGGCGACGAACCCGAACAACCCGGCCAACGGCTGGCCAACTTCTGGCACGGCGAATTCCCCTACCTGCCCGACACCGGCTACGGCCAGACCACACCGGTGGGCAGCTTCCCGCCGAACGACTACGGCCTGTTCGACATGGCAGGCAACGTCTGGGAATGGACCACCGACTTCTACGGCGCGACCCGTGACAGCCAACCCTGTTGCGCCGCAGACAGTTACGACCCGGATCAGCCGGGCACACCGGTACCGCGCCGGGTGATCAAGGGCGGTTCGTTTCTGTGCGCGGACAGCTACTGTCTCCGCTACCGGCCGGCGGCCCGTCGTCCCCAAGCGGTCGATACGGGGATGAGCCACGTCGGCTTCCGGTGTGTGCGGAACGGGTGA
- a CDS encoding TetR/AcrR family transcriptional regulator: MITEPSTDRGRATVTRILEAACVLFARQGVRATTLDEIGNAAGAGRSQLYHFFADKADLVSDVVRFQVDRVLSSVQPSFDDVRTAADLRAWCADALRTHAASDDPIRCPIGSLVYELDRADDGPARATLKSGFARWEQVMADALQRVADSGGLLPGTEPTVLAAALLAAYQGGMLLADVSGDVAPLRHALDTALAAAVGPAPKRGRSS; encoded by the coding sequence GTGATTACAGAACCGTCCACCGACCGCGGGCGTGCGACGGTGACCCGGATCCTCGAAGCAGCGTGCGTATTGTTCGCTCGGCAGGGGGTACGGGCCACCACGCTCGATGAGATCGGTAACGCCGCCGGGGCGGGCCGCAGCCAGCTGTATCACTTCTTCGCCGACAAGGCCGACCTGGTATCCGACGTGGTCCGCTTCCAGGTGGACAGGGTGCTGTCGTCGGTCCAGCCGTCGTTCGACGACGTCCGCACCGCGGCCGATCTGAGGGCCTGGTGCGCCGACGCACTCCGCACCCACGCAGCCTCGGATGATCCCATCCGCTGCCCCATCGGCTCGCTCGTCTATGAGCTGGACCGCGCCGACGACGGCCCGGCCAGAGCGACGCTCAAGTCGGGGTTCGCCCGCTGGGAACAGGTCATGGCCGACGCTCTGCAACGGGTCGCCGACAGCGGCGGGCTATTGCCGGGCACCGAGCCGACAGTGTTGGCCGCCGCGCTGCTTGCGGCCTATCAGGGCGGCATGCTGCTGGCGGACGTCAGTGGTGATGTCGCACCCTTGCGACACGCGTTGGATACCGCATTGGCAGCCGCCGTGGGGCCGGCACCCAAACGAGGGCGGTCCAGCTAG
- a CDS encoding CGNR zinc finger domain-containing protein — MAATSRLERAQHAGFPVAGEPLAVDLADTIITATTPATDLLANETACRLWWDLQQDRLPDAALPPPMGPTVELRQAIREILDAQIAGTPPNDGAVSYVNRIAADVPRTRKLVRVPTGWASDIDYHAPTDQPYQLAVAFIADSLIDFLVGPTSERLRRCENPSCSMLFVAQDARRKFCTQNICANRTRAARHYHRHH, encoded by the coding sequence GTGGCGGCCACATCGAGACTGGAGCGCGCGCAGCACGCCGGATTTCCCGTGGCCGGTGAGCCATTGGCGGTGGATTTGGCCGACACGATCATCACGGCGACCACACCGGCCACCGACCTGCTCGCCAACGAGACCGCCTGCCGCCTGTGGTGGGACCTCCAGCAAGATCGCCTGCCCGACGCTGCGTTGCCACCACCGATGGGCCCCACCGTCGAATTGCGCCAGGCCATCCGCGAGATCCTCGACGCACAAATTGCCGGCACGCCACCCAATGACGGCGCCGTGAGTTATGTGAATCGCATTGCTGCCGATGTTCCACGGACCAGGAAGTTGGTGCGCGTCCCCACCGGCTGGGCATCGGACATCGACTATCACGCGCCCACCGATCAGCCATATCAGCTTGCTGTCGCCTTCATCGCTGACAGCCTCATCGACTTTCTGGTTGGGCCAACGTCAGAGCGGCTGCGCCGTTGTGAGAACCCTTCTTGCAGTATGCTTTTCGTCGCGCAGGACGCGCGCCGAAAATTCTGCACCCAGAACATCTGCGCCAATCGCACGCGAGCGGCACGGCATTACCACCGTCACCACTGA
- a CDS encoding TIGR03086 family metal-binding protein, with product MRPLELLSGADARLVGLVSTLTASDLDLSSPCAGWSVRSLLSHTTSSIDAFAAAVDGRGGPTEAELFSGADILGSDPLAVVEQSIGRSQRAWATIGDWQHPVTTVLGSMPAAEAISIITYSTLIHSWDLAVAVGRTVEFDDAEAALAESVGAALVPALQPQGLFGPGVDLGGDASPTQRVIAFAGRNPL from the coding sequence ATGAGACCTCTTGAATTGCTCTCCGGGGCCGATGCCCGACTGGTCGGCCTCGTGTCGACGTTGACGGCGTCGGACCTCGACCTGTCGAGTCCGTGCGCGGGATGGTCGGTGCGGTCGCTGCTGAGCCACACCACCTCCTCGATCGACGCCTTCGCGGCTGCCGTCGATGGCCGCGGCGGGCCGACGGAAGCGGAATTGTTCAGTGGCGCTGACATTTTGGGGTCGGACCCGTTGGCAGTTGTAGAGCAGTCGATCGGCCGTTCCCAGCGTGCATGGGCCACCATCGGTGACTGGCAGCATCCAGTTACCACGGTGCTCGGATCGATGCCGGCGGCCGAGGCGATCAGCATCATCACCTACTCGACACTCATCCACAGCTGGGATCTTGCGGTCGCCGTGGGACGAACGGTCGAGTTCGATGACGCTGAGGCTGCGCTGGCAGAGAGCGTAGGTGCAGCACTTGTGCCCGCTCTACAACCTCAGGGCTTGTTCGGTCCGGGGGTTGATTTGGGTGGCGACGCCAGTCCGACGCAGCGGGTCATCGCCTTCGCCGGCCGCAATCCACTTTGA
- a CDS encoding HAD family hydrolase — translation MLESWNNGPTKSAIVDFVGRVTTEGPDFVAQQDRIAVFDNDGTLWCEKPAYVQLDFLVRRLAAQAAADPSLAARQPYTAAVSGDLAWFGDAVTKHYEGDDSDLKILAAGILSANDAITVDALTERVTGFFAEVRHPTLDRPYTECGYVPMVELLRYLEANGFTCYIVSGGGRDFMRPVTGSMYGIPPERVIGSSVALQYRDGDLYTTSQPEFLDDGPVKPARIWGRTGRRPIFAAGNSNGDIEMLEYARNFRLLVRHDDAEREFDYIAGAERVLELAKTEGWTVASMRSDWAEVFPR, via the coding sequence GTGTTGGAGTCCTGGAACAACGGCCCGACGAAGTCGGCGATCGTCGACTTCGTCGGGCGGGTCACCACCGAAGGCCCGGATTTCGTTGCGCAGCAAGACCGCATCGCGGTCTTCGACAACGACGGCACGCTGTGGTGCGAGAAGCCGGCGTACGTCCAGCTGGATTTCCTGGTGCGCCGGCTGGCGGCTCAGGCCGCTGCCGATCCGTCGCTGGCCGCACGTCAGCCGTACACCGCGGCCGTGTCCGGCGACCTGGCCTGGTTCGGCGACGCCGTCACCAAGCACTACGAAGGCGACGACAGTGATCTGAAAATCCTTGCCGCCGGCATTCTTTCGGCCAACGACGCCATCACCGTCGATGCGCTCACCGAACGGGTCACGGGATTCTTCGCCGAGGTCCGGCATCCGACGCTGGACCGTCCGTACACCGAGTGCGGCTATGTCCCGATGGTCGAACTGCTGCGGTACCTGGAGGCGAACGGGTTCACCTGCTACATCGTCTCCGGCGGCGGACGCGATTTCATGCGGCCCGTCACCGGCAGCATGTACGGCATCCCGCCGGAGCGTGTCATAGGCAGTTCGGTTGCGCTGCAATACCGGGACGGCGACCTGTACACCACGTCCCAGCCGGAATTCCTCGACGACGGCCCGGTGAAACCGGCCCGAATCTGGGGCCGGACCGGGCGCCGGCCGATCTTCGCCGCGGGCAATTCCAACGGCGATATCGAGATGCTCGAGTACGCCCGCAACTTCCGGCTGCTGGTGCGGCACGACGACGCCGAGCGCGAATTCGATTACATCGCAGGGGCCGAACGGGTCCTGGAGTTGGCAAAGACCGAGGGCTGGACCGTGGCGAGCATGCGGTCCGACTGGGCCGAGGTGTTCCCCCGTTGA
- a CDS encoding arylsulfatase — translation MPDGKPNILVIWGDDIGISNLSCYSDGLMGYRTPNIDRIAAEGMRFTDSYGEQSCTAGRAAFISGQSVYRTGMSKVGIPGVDIGWAAEDPTIAELLKPLGYATGQFGKNHFGDLNKYLPTVHGFDEFYGNLYHLNAEEEPEQYDYPHKDQFPRLYEKALPRGVMNCKATAEVSSEPDDPKFGPVGKQTIEDTGPLTAKRMETIDDDIADRTVDYIKRQHDEGNPFFVWCNFTHMHLYTHVKPESRGQAGIWQSEYHDAMIDHDKNVGTVLDVLDELGIADDTIVIYSTDNGPHRNTWPDAGTTPFRSEKNTNWEGAFRVPELIRWPGKIKAGTVSNDIIQHHDWLPTLLAAAGDPDIVEKLKKGHKAGADGETEYKVHIDGFNLLPYLTGEVEHSPRRGFFYFNDDAELVAMRFENWKIVFAEQRCQGTLRIWAEPFTPLRVPKLFNLRTDPYEYADITSNTYYEWFLRRDFFAFYATAMAAAFLDTFKEFPPRHPPASFSIDQIVEKLHEFLAAD, via the coding sequence CATCGGCATCAGCAACCTGAGTTGTTACAGCGACGGCCTCATGGGCTACCGCACCCCGAACATCGACCGCATCGCGGCCGAGGGCATGCGCTTCACCGACTCCTACGGCGAGCAAAGCTGCACCGCGGGCCGGGCAGCGTTCATCAGCGGGCAGAGCGTGTACCGCACCGGGATGAGCAAAGTCGGCATACCGGGCGTCGACATTGGTTGGGCCGCAGAGGATCCGACCATCGCCGAACTGCTCAAGCCGCTGGGCTACGCCACCGGGCAATTCGGCAAGAACCACTTCGGCGACCTGAACAAGTACCTGCCGACGGTGCACGGCTTCGACGAGTTCTACGGCAACTTGTACCACCTCAATGCCGAAGAAGAACCCGAGCAGTACGACTACCCGCACAAGGACCAGTTCCCGCGGCTGTACGAGAAGGCTCTGCCGCGCGGGGTGATGAACTGCAAGGCCACCGCCGAGGTCTCGTCCGAACCCGACGACCCGAAGTTCGGTCCGGTCGGCAAGCAGACCATCGAGGACACCGGGCCGCTGACCGCGAAGCGGATGGAGACCATCGACGACGACATCGCCGACCGCACCGTCGACTACATCAAGCGCCAGCACGACGAGGGCAATCCGTTCTTCGTCTGGTGCAACTTCACCCACATGCACCTCTACACGCATGTGAAGCCGGAGAGCCGCGGGCAAGCAGGCATCTGGCAGTCCGAGTACCACGACGCGATGATCGACCACGACAAGAACGTCGGCACGGTGCTGGACGTCCTGGACGAACTGGGCATCGCCGACGACACCATCGTCATCTACTCCACCGACAACGGCCCGCACCGGAACACGTGGCCCGACGCCGGCACCACGCCGTTCCGCAGCGAGAAGAACACCAACTGGGAGGGCGCCTTCCGGGTACCGGAGCTGATCCGCTGGCCCGGAAAGATCAAGGCGGGCACCGTCTCCAACGACATCATCCAGCACCACGACTGGCTGCCGACGCTGCTGGCCGCCGCGGGCGACCCCGATATCGTCGAGAAGCTCAAGAAGGGCCACAAGGCCGGTGCCGACGGCGAGACCGAGTACAAGGTCCACATCGACGGGTTCAATCTGCTGCCGTATCTGACGGGCGAGGTCGAGCACAGCCCGCGCCGGGGCTTCTTCTACTTCAACGACGACGCGGAGCTGGTCGCGATGCGTTTCGAGAACTGGAAGATCGTCTTCGCCGAGCAGCGCTGCCAAGGCACCCTGCGGATTTGGGCCGAGCCGTTCACGCCGCTGCGGGTGCCCAAGCTCTTCAACCTGCGCACCGACCCCTACGAGTACGCCGACATCACGTCGAACACGTACTACGAGTGGTTCCTGCGGCGCGACTTCTTCGCCTTCTACGCGACGGCGATGGCCGCGGCATTCCTCGACACCTTCAAGGAGTTCCCGCCGCGGCACCCACCGGCCAGCTTCAGCATCGATCAGATCGTCGAGAAGCTGCACGAGTTCCTGGCGGCCGACTAG